The Vibrio pomeroyi genome window below encodes:
- the efp gene encoding elongation factor P, with protein sequence MASVSTNEFKGGLKFMMDNEPCSIIENEYVKPGKGQAFNRVKLRKLLSGKVLEKTFKSGDTVELADVVDVELGYLYSDGEFYHFMNNETFEQIAADAKAVGETSKWLVENDVCTLTLWNDNPITVTPPNFVEIAVTETDPGLKGDTQGTGGKPATLATGAVVRVPLFIAIGEVVKVDTRTGEYVGRVK encoded by the coding sequence ATGGCGTCAGTAAGCACCAATGAATTCAAAGGCGGTTTAAAATTCATGATGGATAACGAGCCTTGCTCAATTATCGAAAATGAATACGTTAAGCCAGGTAAAGGCCAAGCGTTTAACCGTGTTAAACTTCGTAAACTGCTGTCAGGCAAAGTGTTAGAGAAAACATTTAAGTCAGGCGATACAGTAGAACTAGCGGACGTTGTAGACGTTGAACTAGGCTACCTATACAGCGATGGCGAATTCTACCACTTCATGAACAACGAAACATTCGAGCAAATCGCTGCTGATGCAAAAGCAGTAGGCGAGACTTCTAAATGGTTAGTTGAAAACGACGTATGTACTCTAACGTTGTGGAATGATAACCCTATCACAGTAACTCCACCAAACTTTGTTGAGATCGCAGTAACAGAAACCGATCCTGGCCTTAAAGGCGACACACAAGGTACTGGCGGTAAGCCTGCAACTCTAGCAACTGGCGCGGTAGTTCGCGTACCTCTATTCATCGCAATCGGTGAAGTTGTTAAAGTTGATACTCGTACTGGCGAATACGTTGGTCGTGTGAAGTAA